The proteins below come from a single Burkholderia sp. PAMC 26561 genomic window:
- a CDS encoding SDR family NAD(P)-dependent oxidoreductase, translated as MLLENKVVIVTGASRGIGRAIAVACAKEGADVVLNYWGDNDRSYGRLSAVEEVTGEIEQLGQRVIAVEGNVAERETGIELVKHAVDAFGHVDVLASNAGICPFHAFLDMPASVYEATVGVNLNGAFYVTQAVANQMKLQGTGGAIVATSSISALVGGAMQTHYTPTKAGVHSLMQSCAIALGPYGIRCNSVMPGTIATDLNAEDLADSEKRAYMEKRIPLGRLGQPDDVAQCVTFLASDRARYVTGASLLVDGGLFVNLQ; from the coding sequence GTGCTGCTCGAGAACAAAGTGGTGATCGTGACCGGCGCATCGCGAGGCATTGGCCGCGCGATCGCGGTGGCGTGCGCGAAGGAAGGCGCGGACGTCGTGCTGAATTACTGGGGCGATAACGACCGCTCATACGGACGTTTATCCGCTGTGGAAGAAGTCACCGGCGAGATCGAACAACTCGGCCAGCGTGTGATCGCGGTGGAAGGCAATGTTGCCGAGCGCGAGACGGGTATCGAACTGGTGAAGCACGCTGTCGATGCATTCGGTCACGTGGATGTCCTCGCAAGCAACGCCGGCATCTGCCCGTTTCATGCGTTCCTGGACATGCCGGCGTCGGTGTATGAAGCGACGGTCGGCGTGAACCTGAACGGCGCGTTCTATGTCACGCAGGCGGTAGCGAACCAGATGAAGTTGCAGGGAACGGGCGGCGCGATTGTCGCGACGAGCTCGATCAGCGCACTGGTTGGCGGCGCGATGCAGACGCATTACACGCCGACCAAGGCGGGCGTGCATTCGCTGATGCAATCGTGCGCGATCGCGTTGGGACCTTACGGCATTCGCTGCAATTCGGTGATGCCCGGCACGATCGCCACCGACCTGAACGCCGAAGATCTAGCCGATTCCGAAAAGCGCGCCTACATGGAAAAGCGCATTCCGCTGGGACGTCTGGGTCAGCCCGACGACGTCGCACAATGCGTGACGTTTCTCGCGTCCGATCGCGCCCGGTACGTGACGGGTGCATCGTTACTGGTAGATGGCGGTTTGTTCGTCAACCTTCAGTGA